In the Rhododendron vialii isolate Sample 1 chromosome 2a, ASM3025357v1 genome, GGAAATTAAACTCCATGTATTGGtatataaatcagaaattaAAGTCCAAAACTTGTTATAAATTTCGGATATTTATTTCCGAATTGAATTTTCTCCGAATGAATGGGCTGTTATGGACGAAAAAGAGTgtggaaattaaaaggaaaatttaaaaataaactcccttATTTATTATTGGTGAAAATGGGATGTAATTCTTCCTCGTATAACGTGCCAACATGAAAATATACATTTGCAGGAATTTTAGTCCTCGTAAAACGTGTTCGTGTCCAAAAATTCAATGATGCTACCATTTTTATGTAGTAAGTAAAAAATGGGTTATTTGGAGCGAATTTATTCCTCGAAATACGTGCTGACAGGACTATTAAATGACACCcgaaattttttcaaataagaCAACGGATTTTGTGTAGAAATTTTTTGACATGACTATCCAATAAAATTTCAGATTGCTCCACTACGATATCCGCCCCTTCCCCCTGAGAGTCGACGTTTGATTGCGCTCGGACACGTTAACGGTGATCACTTTGTAACGATACATTTGCGACCAAATTCCCCCATCCTGCCTATTGCAATGAATTGGTATATACATCACTACTCATTCGCGGATGGATGGGATATACAATATTCAAACAAGATcgaagagtttaaaaacatagtAGGGAACGATGTGGCAACGACGGACATAATCGAACTAGACTAGGTTGGCTCGAAGGACttttatgtaaaattttagTTCATAGAATCTTATtataaaatatgaaatttatgcAAACTCTTATTTTGGTAGTGTTCTATGTTTGTCTACAGCATTGTCGGTTTGTACGGCACTCCTCATTTAAATCTAAATTTTGACATACGAGTATTGTGTAGCGAATTATCTGTGCCTAGGAAAGTATCAAGAATGATTCAAACCAACCAATATACGTTTAGGTGCCCTACTTAGCATTCATATTTTAACGGTATCCAATTATCACAAATATACTAATAGTTATCCGCAATAAGACAAAAGTCATTCCACCACGGAAAGTAATCCATAAACCATGGCCATAAAgtgtccaaaataaatacaaggCCATAAAGAGTCCATCAAAAATAAGTCATAGAACATCAAGTCTCAGGTATGGTCACGGCGCCGGCACTTAGTGTAACGACTCGAGTAACGATCCGAACTAGGGCCTGCTATGCTCGCTTCAGCAGCCTCTGTTCCCCTCAAAGTCCTCTGCATTTCAACAAGTGCTTGTCGTAGTTTATACGGGCAAGTTGAAGTCGTAGCCCTAGTACCACCCAAAACACTGTCCAAAATAGCCAAAGACGTTGCATTGCGCTCTTCTACACTCTCGGTATACGGCACCTCTACGGGACGAGGTGAGACCCTGAAGTACGATTTCCGCAAAAATGATACGAATCTATACATGAATCAAGGTTTATCACATTATTGCATTTGACTAATATGAAAACACATACAAAActatagtatttattttcctactAGGTACTAAAGTCTACCTCACGATGTTGCTCAACCACCACATCCTCCTCACCCCCAACCTCTTGCCTTTGCCCTCGTCCTCGTGTTTTGCCTCGTTTACTTTCCAAAATTAAAGCTTGCTCAACCTTCCTCTTCCTTGCAGAAACAGTAGGAGGAACTCGTGTCATTGTATTTTCTGTACATTACAAACAATACATTAGTCTAACGCTTGAATTAAAGGTAGGTGAATTGGAtactaatttttgaataaagatacaTCAATCGGTGTCACACCCCGCGTCTAGAAACACCCAAAACGAAGTTTAACAAAGAATAAACTACCGTGTCAGGTAATACCAACGACATGCCACATAAACCTTGGCTATAGAATTATATCAGCATCTATCAATGGTAACATGACAAAAACTTTCCATCAATAAACTTTTTACTTTCAAGCTCATAAGAGAAGCATTAAATTGGCATAAGACTTGCACATGTAATAAAATATGAGCCAAGCGTCAAGAAAACCCCACCTCTAACTTCTACACAAAATATTCACCAACACGTCGCTCACGGACTACGTATCTCGGACGACCTCGGAACCTCGTTAACACCTAGTACACAATTGATATCACCAAATCAcctttacaaaaagaaaaaatcaagtttacttGCACAAAGCAACATATGAATGCATGAAATGCATGTCCCTCCCAAATTGAAGACtcaaagttgtatttttaaagACTAATCCATATAGAGTTAAGAACCACGAATTTATAAGATCAAATTAGATATATAGAACAGCAACTactcaaaaaattagaataatacgACCTCGTTAGGTCGCTCAATTAATTCCACAAACTCAGACCACATGCTATGGTCAAAGTATTTCCAGCAGTGTCACACCAATTTGTAAAATCTGCCAAGATTAAAGTATACACCCAAATGACCTGAGATTTGGTATAACTTATAATAAcacatcaaagttcatccttgATTTTTCCCAGAATTTTATAAGCAAGAGAACCAACTCAAATTCAATCTCAAAGTCAGAAATTCTGTGCAGGAAACACAGTTTTTGAGCAGAGCAGTCTGTGATCGAATATTCATTACAAATCGTGTACTTCATATTTTTTGATGATTCCATcgccaaacaacaccaacttAACTATCTTTAAGACTCgaaaggacccataaccaataaacttgtctaagtataacaaatttgatgaaaaaagcAGCTTTGGATGCTGCCcagattttccaaaatttctCAACATCAATAGTAgtaagcaacttcaaaattctacaAGTTCATGCTCATAATCCATCTATATACCAACCAACATGCATCAATCTTGGGTTTCCATGATCAAAATCATAGTATCCATAccaattaacaatatttgagaaTTTAAGATGAATTAGGTATAAAATCATCATGTAAGCACTATAGAACCCTAATTCTTAAATCTTTTCCATGTAGGTTGATTCTATATGCACATATTCATCAATACTCATAGTTTAAGGAAGATTTCTTACCAcaagaagagaaattttcagATTACATGTCAAACTCCAAGAAATTACTTCAAGTTCTTCAAGCCAAATTAGgcttttcttattatttttcaatggagaagaaagaaCTCCGAGTGGGGTAATGTTATGAATGTTTATGGGTTCTCACACAATCGGATTCTAATGACTGAAATAGAGGGGACAAATCGGACTCTAATGTCCGAATGGGGTAAAATACTTGggatattaaaatccgaatgatGCAAAACATTTCAGATATTAAATTTCGAATGACCTTACCTTACAAATTCAGCTAcatattaaaattcaaaaattttgtcaATCATTCCTGGACAATGTCAACGGGTTCGTGTCACTGTCTAATCGGTTCACATCATATGATGAAAACGTCTAGAGTGAAAAACTTACGGAGACCGATTACAGAATTGGGGTAAAATACATACACGACTCGGGTATAATTTAAAGTCCGAATGGGATCAAATATTttggatattaatatctgaatgaggcaaaaaaattcagatattACATTCCGAATGAGCTATGCTAACAAATTCAGCTGCTGTTGTAGTACATAGGGGCCAATCGGCCAATTGGATACTAAAATCCGAATGAGGCAATAAATTTCAGATCTTAAAATCCGAATAGGGGCAAACAATCAGACTTTAATATCCGAAACTGTGGAAAACAAACAGACTCTAATGTTCGATCAAATCTGAAATACACGAAATAGCAACATAATTACTGTgcgtttctcaaaaaaattcaaactaaaattgaacaaaaataaaaaacacccgCGTAATAACAAGATTCAAAAATTTACCAATGTTCAACTTCTAAATAGTTGGTGATGCCGGTGTGTTGTGCTTTCTTCTCACACTTCCTTCGCCTCAAAGTTGTATTGCTATTGTGGTGTGGTGAGAGTGGTGTTGTGGTGGCTGTGGTGGTGACTgatggaggagaagaagaaatggggcaataggagaagaagaaacgggggagggagagagagacgagaggtGGGCTTGTGGGGTGGGGGTCGGTGGTGGCGGTAATGGTGGGTAGGTGGGTGGTGGCGGTAATGGTACCCGTGGGTGGTGGGAGTCGACTGGagctgtggatggaccggagagaaaaaaaacctaGGTTAGAAAAGGGAACGAACGGAAGAAGAAGGAATGAGATTGTTGGGTTGTATGTATGTTATGTTTATTGTATAGAAGGGCAAAAAGGGGAGTTCAGGAATAATTTATTGGTTGTAAGTAGCAATTCCTTATAAGGTGGTGGTTTGTAGGTAGGAATAATTTATTGGTTGTAAGTAGCAATTCCTTATAAGGTGGTGGTTTGTAGGTAGCAATTGACTGCGAGTAGAAAGAATTGGGTTGCGAATAGCGGCCACcttaaaaaaaggtaaacaaatatttttaaccgaatagaaattgtttaattttttaaaaaaattttaaaaaaaagaagccatttggcttatttaatttttttcccgtgcCTCGTGCTGTGCCCTTTCGTGCCCATGTCGTGCCGGGTGATGCCcatgcccgtgcccgtgccttgCTAGAACCATGCCGTGCCGTGCTgttcctgtccacttttcgtgcccgtgcccgtgcccgtgtcgtgccaggccaactttcgtgcAGTGCCGCCCACTTCCGTGCCTGTGCCGTGCCCCGGGCCCACTACAATCGtgctgtgtcgtgccgtgccaggccaataTCGTGCTTGTGACGTGCCGTGCTGcctcgtgcccgtgccgtgccggcacggcccatttgacacctctactaAATCCCTTGGCTGATTGACGTTGGAATAGCGGATAGTAATCGGGTACTGATGGTGGTTGTTAACCTTCTGAAAGGCAGCACTGCTCTGCTTCGAACCTACGGCGGCGGCGGCTGCACATCCTTTCGCTGCCAAATCAAACCGAACAGAAATTGGGATTTCTTAAAGTGGAAAAACCGACCCCTTTCGCAATCCCCTCTCCGTATCTCCCTTCGCAGCTGCAAATGCACATCAGCACCTATcgattcttcttcttcgtctgtTATCCAAGAAACAGCATCCTCTCCCGCTGGTGCCGGTGACGATGTCGTCGATATGTCGGTAATGAAGGATTCAGCCAACACGCTGGACATGAGGGTTGGCGTAATAGTAAAAGCGTGGAGACACGAGGAGGCCGATTCCCTTTATGTGGAAGAGGTCGACATTGGTGAGCCACAACCCAGAATCATCTGCAGCGGTCTTGTCAATTATGTTCCTCTTGACCATCTTCAGGTATACTTTTTACTCTTGTTATCCTCACTTAGGCCTGCAATGCATGCTAACGATTATTAGCTGAGATATTCGCGAGCAGCTCGAGGTTCAGCTCGTTATAGGCATGGCTCCGCTAGTAATGGAGTCgataacgagccgagctcgagttttaagctTAGGCGAGCTTGAGTTAGTCGTAATTATTTGGCTCCATTAtaaaagctcggcttgtttgtaGGGCTTGTGTAATAAACCAATCCAGCTTGAACGCCTCGACAaaaaatgagccgagctcgagctcgattatTTGGGCTTGAGCTAGATAGTTTTGAACGAGCCGACCTCGAACACTTCACAGCTTGGCTCGGCTTGTTTGTAGGGCTTGTGTTACAGATGAGAGCGGAGCTCGAACACCTCGATACTatatgagccgagctcgagttcgctTATTTGCGCTAGAGCTAGTCTACTTTTGAACAAGCTGAGGTCCAACATGTCAAAGCTAGGCTTGGCTCTTTTGCAGCCCTATTCTCACTCCTCCTTTCTTTCCTCTCCCTATACAAGTGGTTGTGGATCCGTGGATTCAACACATGGTACTTTTCAGTCATAATCTTTGGAAGTATTTTCCGGCAATCAAGCACAAACACAATGTTATTTTCAGttcttgtaaaataattttacaaGATTGAAAGCCTTCTTTTTGACAGACAATCAGGGAGAGAAAAGTAGTGAAGCACATTGAGTGCTCAGAGCAAGTCCAACAATTGCCATTTATGGTGCCAAGCTgtaatttgtcaaattttttttgacaaaattcaaGTCCATCCATTGTCATTTCTTGATGCCAAAAAAATGGCAATGTCATTATAACAAAGTCTTTTTAGCACCAACGCATGAACTTGCTCTTACTTTCGAGACTCGTAAGGTTAGTTTGcttgttaattttttaagacCATGGGCTTTGGGGCCATTTTTTGGGTGATCGATTGATGGTACCACAAATTTATAGGGGCTTTTGTCTGAGATTCAAATCTCTGCTACAGGTGAGGCAGAACCATTTTCTTGCATCAAATAAACCTTTTAAGGGAAATGTTCACAAGATTCTGGAATGCCAAAGCAACAAACAAACTACTACTATTAAGATGCTCAACAACTATAGGGCAATAAACTAATCCACCCGAAGTTCATAAAGTTCACCTTTTCTAGTCCCATTCCAAAAACGCAACCTAAGTCATccatgttacacggtcttggatAGAACTTAACCCCAAAATCTAGTTGTTGAAGTGTGGGTACTCTCACGCTTATAAGTTATATGCTTCATATTACTTTAGTGTTCTGtagatgtgggacttcgcttcacaccctccctcacgcgCAGCGAGTTTACTCGGCAAAACCTGCTGCGTGTAGGCGAGTgacacgcaccctacccatctTTGGTACCTAGCTCTAACaccatgttacacggtcttgggtagaacttaaccccaaaagctagctgtTGAAATGAGGGTGCCCTtacgcttatatacttcatattactttagtacctaggcgatgtgggacttcgcttcacaatCCAAAGATCACAAAATTATAACATAGTAGCCTAAGCCAAAATTGACTGATATCATCAAAATTTCACAAAAGAAGATACAGTAACCATAAACCCATTGGGTTCCGCCCATATTCCATTAATATAATCCATTTAGCAGTAAAGCCTTCCTATACCTGGTGTATTTGTAATTTTAGAGTAAATCCTCTGAATGGTCAAGGAGCAGGGGTTCTATCTGGCCCATGAACGAGTCCTCTCACTAGATTACATCCTCTAAATGGTGCACACCTTCTCACTGGTGGTGGAGCTGGGCCTGTgagtggtggtggagctggtcTTCTTGTTTCTGCTGGTCGTCTTGTTGGTGGTGGAGATTGTCATGGTCCTTTGATGAGTCATTGGATGCTAGAGTCATGGGACTCTTCATGGCTGTCAAAGCAATCTGATGAATCATAGGCATCACTGTCCACTTCCACAAGTTCACATATTGGTTGGGCACTCTTTACCTTACTACTAGCCTCCACATCAAGATCAACGTTAGCATCAAACAACACATATCACTATTTAAAGTATACTCCTCTGCATAAAATAATTCATAAACACTATTCTCAGATTGTGAATTTACCACAGCGATAGCAGTACCCATAGAACCCCCAAGCAATGGGGGTAGGGCGGTAGGCGGGGAGGCAAGAGACAGACCTGACATTTGTctatatatgcacaaagtggctgctctcagaaagTCTTACCACTCAAATTGCAGCCACCCTATACCTCCAAAAAGCCAGGAACTCTAAAGGAAAATATGTCGTGGATCCATGCACCAAAAATCAACGCGAGAAGGCATTAGAGAGGGCATGCCTTGAGACCGATTCAATTTATGAAAATCTAGAGCATCGGTAATGCACATACCTTCATGTGCATCCCCTGTGAATTTGAATCACTACAtgtattttggatttttcttggCTTAACGTAAGCCTATCCCGCACTGCATCGCTTCAGAACCAAGTGGCACCCTTTAAGACGCCAACTCTTAGATGTCCTTACTCGGCTATGTCCCAGTGAATGTCATCATTTATAGCACTAATTACTGTATTAGAGTTGCAGGAAACCGCTTCCTTGTAATTGATCCTCATCAATCTTGTTGTAGGATAGAAGGTTCTTTTATACCTCTCTGTTGATATTTCTTCACTGTGAAGTATCACCCCGTAATTCATCTTCAAATCTCAAAGCAAAGGCTCAACTAAGCAATAAGCTAACTACTGCTTCATTTGTAAGTATCGGCAGCTTCACAAATGAGACAAAGAAAGTATAGAATTGGCATCTATATATTTTCCTTTTGTGCATCATTCTAGAGACTGACTCTTTTGTCCCAAGTCTTGTCACACTTTAGACAGAGAGAAGTAATATGCCAAGAAATATATTCATTGACACCCAATTTTAGTGATGGTTGTGTAGCAGTTAATATGTCATACAGTTGGAGGGTGATCTTATTTGTCATATATTTTTGCTAGATTCCCCCAAATTTTCCATTATTTTGACGAAGAACATTGTATCTGtcagttcaataattttttttgaaaggtacGCGCCAGTGTATCTGTCAGTTCAATATAATGCTATAAAGTATTAGAAAGGTACGCGCCAGTGGTGAGCATGCCTGAGTCTTGCGGTGTTAAGATAAAAGTGCTTGTTTTCATATAGATTTCAGTTATACTTCTTAGAGGAAAATAGATCTTCAAACACTGAATTCATATGTGTGTTATCTGCAGCAACGTGCTTGTTAATAGGAAGCTCTTTTTTAGTTAAACGTTTAGATATGAATGgattttgagttggaaattTCATATCATTATATGCAGTAATGTAAACACTATCTATGTTAACATGCAGGACAGGAAGGTAGTTGTGCTTGCTAATCTGAAGCCAAGGAACATGCGTGGTGTCAAGTCATCCGGGATGCTTATGGCTGCTTCTGATGCATCACATGAGAATGTGGAGCTTCTTGTGCCTCCTGAGGGTTCAACTCCAGGTGAAAGGATATGGTTTGGCTCtgcagaagaaaaagagaacctGCCTGATGCTGCCTCCCCGAACCAGGTAGTACTTTATCAAAGAATTCAACATTTGACTGCACCAAAACTTGATGAAATATGAAACCAAAGTGATGGATGGAAAAAGAAGCGAGGTAAGTATTGTCTTGCATGTGCTAATGAAATAGAAGCTATTTCTGCAACGAAAAGTGCATTTAATTAACATGTCCTTATGGTTGACCAGATAGTATTAATGATTATTTTGTGGAAGGGTAGTTATGATCTCTGAATTTAACTTTCATCCAAACAGCCACAATTTAGATTTTGTTGGTTGCATTTAAGGTGCTACTGCTGTGTTACATATTAGCTTACTTGAGTTTATCGTATcgtgtgtgtgtttttattttctgtacagACATTCGGGTTCAGGTCTTGGTTTGTAAGCGAAGTCTGAGTCCGGGATTGGGTGTATTTGGTTTCTTTATAAAAATTTCATGTGGCTTAATTCCACTAGTAAAGTGTTGCCTTCGATAACTTAGATTACACATGGAAGCCTCCCTGTTGCATTTAGACATTTAAGTTTAGGTTCCTATGATGCATCTAAGTCACGGCACAAAGCTGGCTGAATTCGAGGAACCAACTTCTATCAGCAAAGTGAGCCCTCAAGGGCATGTGGAAATCACAATATGTTTTTGTCTTGCTATTGCTTTTTATTTGGTTCTGTGATAATCTCTTGAACAATCAACAATCAACATGTTGCTTGATGCATGACGTAATTTTTTCTGATGCTGGGGTCTTTGCTGATGTAAACTTTGCTCTCTATTTTTGGACTGTCAATGTCATACCCTTGGTCCATGTCTTGGTTTGTTGGTCTTAATAAGATTAccctacccaaaaaaaaaaacttgttgcATGGTTGGTGCTGCGATTGAAGAGATTAAAATTCAGTACCTAACCTGTAAAGAATGTGAATGGAAAAGTTACATAGAGATGGCAATAATTTCTTTCTTCTATGGCCCAACCCCACCCAAGAGCAGGAGGTCTGACCAATGTATATACCACTTATAAGCTTCCATGTATTATGGAGAATATGTGGGGCAAGTACTTACACGTAGGAGCCTTCAAGAAACATGTACTTTCCACAAGTTTGGTTCGCAATGAAAGCAAGTAAAGCTGTAAAGGGCTTAAGGTCACATTTAAGACAATTCGCAAGGCTTTAACTATGATAACAACCACCAACTAAGGTCTCCGCATAGGACAAGGTTGTTAGCCCGATCTTTGGCATACTGGTCTTATTGTGCATGCTTCATCATCTTGGGAGTCCTGGCATGAATCTAAGTGGTTGCCTCTAATAGGATGTTAAGTAGTGCCACTTACATTTGTAGACTTAGAGACAGGGCCTATGTCAATGTACTTGACCCTTATCGAAGGACTCTACAAGCTTATAGCTCTGAGGATAGAGGTAGTGCTTTTAGCTTGGCGCTGTGCATCGCCGGTTAGGCCAGTCTATATTTCCTGGAACATTCCGGAATGCTTCTAGGTTTGGGTACGAGGACGGGAATGTTGTTCGCCATATCCAAAATGGCGGTAGGATGGGATACAGTTCTATAGATTACAACAGAGCATTATGGCATAGATTATCACTGTAAAACACATTTCTAGGCACTGTATGACAAAATTTTCACATCTTGTGTCGCAAAGGCTCCACTTTCTCTAGATCTTTGagaatcttatttttttccttctaaggAAAATGTATCTATCTTTACATCAAAAGAATCTTTCCGGAGATCAATGTGGGTATGATAAGTGGGAAGAGTGCCTGAGGTTGCCCTTTGGGGGTATGGTGGTTACTATAGTGACTTAGGaccaccggaggtggaggaggagagagctcaGGGCAGcctcaaagagagagagagagagagagagagagagagatatatggCAGTGGAGAGTAGGTGTGTATTGAATGCTTGTCTTCAATGAGGGTTAAGTCCTCTTTATATATGAGCCTAGGATCCTTGGAGGGGAAGGAAGCGTGCCTTTCCTCATTAATACTGAGCAGAGTACCACATTCCCTTTTGAGTGT is a window encoding:
- the LOC131312965 gene encoding uncharacterized protein LOC131312965 — translated: MVVVNLLKGSTALLRTYGGGGCTSFRCQIKPNRNWDFLKWKNRPLSQSPLRISLRSCKCTSAPIDSSSSSVIQETASSPAGAGDDVVDMSVMKDSANTLDMRVGVIVKAWRHEEADSLYVEEVDIGEPQPRIICSGLVNYVPLDHLQDRKVVVLANLKPRNMRGVKSSGMLMAASDASHENVELLVPPEGSTPGERIWFGSAEEKENLPDAASPNQIQKKKIWELVQPHLKTDAYCVAALGGHVMRTSEGVVSCRSLRNANVS